One Candidatus Methylomirabilota bacterium DNA segment encodes these proteins:
- a CDS encoding SMP-30/gluconolactonase/LRE family protein, giving the protein MIARGRAVIAVALLLAAATAEAGPHALNPTENRPDAVVDLATADGVALVHGQWRYRDARLVEVEFRGPGPDLRPSGPPVATLDVAPHAGARDLDDRDWTVIDAAGIRERRGNGRLALGWYRVTVTVPDRIGAFDPRGATVVLEVVVDDYAEVWVDGRLPRRLGQVGGSLIGGFNAPNRVIIGRDVRPGQTIQLAVFGVNGPLSDPPANFLWIRSATLDFYQAPRFPEVPARVLRRDAGLDAIVPAALRVERVAEGFQFIEGPVWVRDGGYLLFSDPNANTIYSWSEDAGLAVYRAKSGYTGPDIGEYGQPGSNGLTLDRDGRLLINEHGNRRVTRLERTGALTVLADRFEGRRLNSPNDLVLKSDGALYFTDPPFGLPRFHADPRRELPYSGVFRYADGTLRLVGTDLAGPNGLAFSPDERFLYVTNWDENRKVVMRYAVTPDGGLADGRVFFDMTGAPGEEALDGMKVDARGNLYVSGPGGVWVISPEGRHLGTIQLPELPANFAWGDGDGRTLYMTARHGLYRMRLGVPGIRP; this is encoded by the coding sequence ATGATCGCGCGCGGGCGCGCAGTCATCGCGGTCGCGCTGCTCCTGGCGGCCGCTACGGCCGAGGCCGGACCTCATGCCCTCAATCCCACCGAGAATCGCCCCGATGCGGTGGTGGACCTGGCGACCGCCGACGGCGTGGCCCTCGTGCATGGGCAGTGGCGGTATCGCGATGCCCGGTTGGTCGAGGTGGAGTTCCGCGGACCGGGCCCGGATCTGCGGCCGTCGGGTCCGCCCGTGGCGACACTGGACGTGGCCCCGCACGCGGGCGCGCGCGACCTCGACGACCGCGACTGGACTGTCATCGACGCGGCGGGTATCCGCGAGCGGCGCGGCAACGGGCGGTTGGCGCTAGGCTGGTACCGCGTCACGGTCACCGTCCCCGACCGAATCGGCGCCTTCGATCCCCGCGGCGCGACCGTGGTGCTCGAGGTCGTGGTGGACGACTACGCCGAGGTCTGGGTGGATGGGCGGCTCCCGCGGCGCCTTGGGCAGGTGGGCGGCTCGCTCATCGGCGGATTCAACGCGCCCAACCGCGTGATCATCGGACGCGATGTCCGGCCGGGCCAGACGATTCAGCTCGCCGTCTTCGGCGTCAATGGGCCGCTCTCCGATCCGCCCGCGAATTTTCTGTGGATCCGGTCGGCCACGCTGGACTTCTACCAGGCGCCCCGCTTTCCCGAGGTGCCGGCCCGGGTGCTCCGGCGGGACGCTGGGCTCGACGCAATCGTCCCCGCGGCGCTGCGGGTCGAGAGGGTCGCGGAGGGATTCCAGTTCATCGAAGGGCCGGTGTGGGTGCGGGACGGCGGCTATCTCCTCTTCAGCGATCCGAACGCCAACACGATTTACAGCTGGTCGGAGGACGCGGGGCTGGCCGTGTACCGCGCGAAGAGCGGGTATACCGGTCCCGACATCGGGGAGTACGGGCAACCCGGCTCGAATGGGCTCACCCTCGACCGCGACGGCCGCCTCCTCATCAACGAGCACGGCAACCGTCGCGTGACGCGGCTGGAAAGGACCGGCGCCCTGACCGTGCTCGCCGACCGCTTCGAGGGCCGGCGGCTCAACAGTCCGAACGACCTCGTGTTGAAGTCCGACGGCGCGCTCTACTTCACGGATCCGCCGTTCGGCCTGCCGCGCTTCCACGCCGATCCACGAAGGGAGCTGCCGTACAGCGGGGTCTTCCGCTACGCGGACGGAACGCTCCGGCTCGTGGGCACCGATCTCGCCGGCCCCAACGGGCTCGCGTTCTCGCCGGACGAGCGCTTCCTGTACGTGACGAACTGGGACGAGAACAGGAAGGTCGTGATGCGCTACGCGGTCACACCCGACGGTGGGCTCGCCGACGGCCGCGTGTTCTTCGACATGACCGGCGCGCCGGGCGAGGAGGCCCTGGACGGCATGAAGGTGGATGCGCGGGGAAATCTCTACGTCTCGGGTCCCGGCGGCGTCTGGGTCATCTCGCCCGAAGGACGGCATCTCGGCACCATCCAGCTTCCCGAGCTGCCCGCCAACTTCGCCTGGGGCGACGGGGACGGCCGCACCCTATACATGACGGCGCGGCACGGTCTCTACCGCATGCGTCTCGGGGTGCCCGGGATACGGCCGTGA
- a CDS encoding HAMP domain-containing sensor histidine kinase has product MRRRELLLFGSVLLASAILAALAALSLRQWEASAQRHIRDQARDMATMAVEKIEMAVLKAEEEALARLQTAQRDRATLPQRMDAWKTETPMFEEVYLFDRGGVQRYPPSTAGPSPLDALRAEIPPPIWGRGGRRHVALGDRVALVAVLPGEPPLDSLLAVLVRSEPALRRDVLEKTLAGLEGQSVLAVLDRDNRAVYVPRPLDRTEHVLTVDFGETLPSWRLALYEPAGLSPRDAVRRQAWLFAAAFGLLLAVITLGLGATYRLVRRESEMIRLKSDFVANVSHDLKTPLALIRMFGETLEMNRVPDEATRREYYGVITRESERLSRLIDNVLDFSRIEEGRRRYVLAAGSIEPVIFEVMEAFRHPLTQLGFKVSVEVEPDLPEVDLDAEAMQQAVANLVDNAIKYSDARRHLTVTARRADDAVAVAVADEGIGIPPREQERIFDKFYRVGHSDTQGRRGSGVGLALVKHIVDAHGGRVGVESRVGEGSRFTIILPAAGSAPSVGAR; this is encoded by the coding sequence GTGAGGCGCCGGGAGCTCCTGCTCTTCGGTTCGGTGCTTCTGGCGTCGGCCATCCTCGCCGCGCTCGCCGCGCTCTCGCTCCGCCAGTGGGAGGCGTCCGCGCAGCGCCACATCCGCGACCAGGCCCGGGACATGGCCACGATGGCGGTGGAGAAGATCGAGATGGCGGTGCTGAAGGCGGAAGAGGAGGCGCTGGCCCGCCTCCAGACCGCACAGCGCGACCGGGCGACGCTGCCCCAGCGAATGGACGCCTGGAAGACGGAGACGCCGATGTTCGAGGAGGTGTACCTCTTCGACCGCGGCGGCGTCCAGCGTTACCCGCCCTCCACCGCGGGGCCGTCGCCGCTGGATGCGCTCCGCGCCGAGATCCCGCCCCCGATCTGGGGTCGCGGCGGCCGCCGCCACGTGGCGCTCGGCGACCGCGTCGCCCTCGTGGCCGTCCTGCCCGGCGAGCCGCCGCTCGATTCGCTTCTCGCCGTCCTCGTCCGCAGCGAGCCTGCGCTGCGCCGCGACGTCCTCGAGAAGACGCTGGCCGGCCTCGAAGGCCAGAGCGTCCTCGCCGTGCTCGACCGGGACAACCGCGCTGTCTACGTGCCGCGGCCGCTCGACCGCACCGAGCACGTGCTCACCGTGGACTTCGGCGAGACGCTGCCGTCGTGGCGGCTGGCCCTTTACGAGCCCGCGGGCCTCTCGCCCCGGGATGCCGTGCGGCGGCAGGCGTGGCTGTTCGCCGCGGCGTTCGGACTCCTCCTGGCCGTCATCACGCTGGGACTGGGCGCCACCTATCGCCTGGTGCGCCGGGAGTCGGAGATGATCCGCCTCAAGTCCGACTTCGTGGCCAATGTCTCCCACGACCTCAAGACGCCGCTGGCCCTCATCCGCATGTTCGGCGAGACGCTCGAGATGAACCGCGTCCCCGACGAGGCGACGCGCCGCGAGTACTACGGGGTCATCACCCGCGAGAGCGAGCGCCTCTCGCGCCTCATCGACAACGTGCTGGACTTCTCGCGCATCGAGGAGGGCCGCCGTCGCTATGTGCTTGCGGCGGGCTCCATCGAGCCCGTGATCTTCGAGGTCATGGAGGCCTTCCGCCATCCCCTGACCCAGCTCGGCTTCAAGGTCAGCGTGGAGGTGGAGCCGGATCTCCCCGAGGTCGACCTGGACGCCGAGGCCATGCAGCAGGCGGTCGCCAACCTGGTGGACAATGCCATCAAGTACTCTGACGCGCGGCGGCACCTGACCGTGACAGCGCGCCGCGCGGACGACGCCGTCGCCGTGGCGGTGGCCGACGAGGGCATCGGGATCCCGCCGCGGGAGCAGGAGCGCATCTTCGACAAGTTCTACCGCGTGGGCCACAGCGACACCCAGGGCCGGCGCGGGAGCGGCGTGGGACTGGCGCTGGTCAAGCACATCGTAGACGCGCACGGCGGCCGCGTGGGCGTCGAGAGCCGGGTGGGCGAGGGCAGCCGCTTCACCATCATCCTGCCGGCGGCGGGCTCGGCGCCGTCGGTGGGAGCACGCTGA
- a CDS encoding THxN family PEP-CTERM protein — MVALAAVIGWSSAATATTFDVTVNVGWVDASGTCSSGTTCLGFAGTGGFAGTSTRLNWDNATTAIDSYLSIGALPTFVPFPANSPASVGSIPAGTGTGTITDNGTVIETAQIRHTNNAIPQEDNFLATIQLNTELILSSGGTTILDLPFNPLVTFLETKNQAPCTQTTNTLGSTCDDQFTFNENLGTLDVPFSFGGEDFILHVAGLVDANHDPACEAGAGTTLNCLTAEGQQNDRFVIAFLENVTTPQVPAPAGLLLLGVGLVGMVIRKRLAA; from the coding sequence ATGGTCGCGCTCGCCGCGGTCATCGGGTGGTCGTCGGCTGCGACAGCCACCACGTTCGATGTCACCGTCAACGTCGGTTGGGTTGACGCGTCGGGGACGTGCAGCTCTGGGACTACTTGCTTGGGCTTCGCCGGCACCGGCGGGTTCGCTGGCACGTCCACGCGACTGAACTGGGACAACGCCACCACCGCCATCGACAGCTACCTCTCGATCGGCGCGCTTCCCACCTTTGTTCCCTTCCCGGCAAACTCCCCTGCAAGCGTTGGTAGCATACCCGCGGGGACCGGAACAGGCACGATCACCGACAACGGCACCGTCATCGAGACGGCCCAGATTCGGCACACTAACAACGCGATCCCGCAAGAGGATAACTTCCTCGCCACGATCCAGCTGAACACAGAACTTATCCTCAGCTCGGGCGGTACTACGATCCTCGATTTGCCCTTCAATCCTCTGGTCACGTTCCTGGAGACGAAAAACCAGGCGCCGTGCACCCAGACGACGAACACGCTCGGGTCGACCTGCGATGACCAGTTCACCTTCAACGAAAATCTCGGCACTCTCGATGTTCCGTTCTCGTTCGGGGGAGAGGATTTCATTCTGCACGTCGCGGGACTGGTCGATGCTAATCATGACCCTGCCTGCGAGGCGGGGGCAGGGACTACGCTCAATTGCCTGACCGCGGAAGGCCAGCAGAATGACCGGTTCGTGATCGCCTTCCTCGAGAACGTGACGACCCCCCAGGTGCCGGCTCCGGCTGGTCTGCTGCTCCTGGGAGTGGGCCTCGTGGGCATGGTGATCCGCAAGCGGCTGGCCGCCTAG
- a CDS encoding sigma 54-interacting transcriptional regulator, producing the protein MNEPSGRDEAEAQAERYRALLEINNAVVGKLTRDTLFAAVAPALRRILPFERIAIFLHDPARDVLRLFVLESTVPSPYFAVGLEMPAGASHMGHVFKARLPLLRRDLEVEREYPAEDLALADGIHSFISVPLIAGGRAIGTLAIASTTPNRYSEADSGFVMEVAGQVALAVANMIAYEEITALKARLERENVYLQEEIRQSHNFVELVGSSPVLLALLERVEQAAPTEATVLILGETGTGKELIARAVHGASPRRERPLVKVDCTSLSAGLVESELFGHAKGAFTGAIDRRIGRFELADRGTIFLDEVGELPLEAQAKLLRVLQEQQFEPVGSNRTVKVDVRVIAATNRDLEGAVRDGRFRADLFYRLNVVPLHVPPLRERRQDIPQLAAFFLARYAKTFGRPATALSPASLERLALYDWPGNVRELQNVMERAVVLSAGPLLELPPDLFRASPPAAGAVAAPPPPTGPLVSPAIPPPPEPATLEEVERAHIVRILEKANWVVQGPRGAAAILGLHPNTLRSRMDRLGIRRRSEPS; encoded by the coding sequence ATGAATGAACCGAGCGGAAGGGACGAGGCGGAGGCTCAGGCCGAGCGCTATCGGGCCCTTCTCGAGATCAACAACGCCGTGGTGGGCAAGCTCACCCGGGACACCCTCTTCGCTGCGGTGGCCCCGGCCCTCCGGCGGATCCTCCCCTTCGAGCGCATCGCGATCTTCCTCCACGATCCTGCCCGCGACGTCCTGCGCCTCTTCGTGCTCGAGTCCACGGTGCCCTCCCCTTACTTCGCGGTGGGGCTCGAGATGCCCGCCGGCGCCAGCCACATGGGCCATGTGTTCAAGGCGCGCCTCCCCCTGCTCCGCCGCGACCTCGAGGTCGAGCGCGAGTACCCCGCCGAGGACCTCGCGTTGGCCGACGGCATCCACTCCTTCATCAGCGTGCCCCTGATCGCCGGGGGACGCGCCATCGGCACCCTGGCCATCGCCAGCACCACACCGAACCGCTACTCAGAGGCGGACAGCGGCTTTGTCATGGAGGTCGCGGGACAGGTGGCGCTGGCCGTGGCCAACATGATCGCCTATGAGGAGATCACCGCGCTCAAGGCCCGGCTCGAGCGCGAGAACGTGTACCTCCAGGAGGAGATCCGGCAGAGTCACAACTTCGTGGAGCTCGTTGGCTCCAGCCCGGTCCTGCTGGCGCTCCTCGAGCGGGTGGAACAGGCGGCGCCCACCGAGGCCACCGTCCTGATCCTCGGAGAGACGGGAACCGGCAAGGAGCTCATTGCCCGAGCGGTTCATGGCGCGAGCCCCCGGCGCGAGCGGCCCCTGGTCAAGGTCGATTGCACGTCGCTCTCCGCGGGCCTGGTGGAGAGCGAGCTCTTCGGCCACGCCAAGGGCGCCTTCACCGGCGCCATTGACCGACGCATCGGGCGCTTCGAGCTGGCGGACCGGGGGACCATCTTCCTCGACGAGGTCGGGGAGCTGCCGCTAGAGGCGCAGGCCAAGCTTCTGCGGGTGCTGCAGGAACAGCAGTTCGAGCCGGTCGGCAGTAACCGCACCGTGAAAGTGGACGTGAGGGTCATCGCCGCCACCAACCGGGACCTCGAGGGCGCCGTGCGCGACGGTCGCTTCCGCGCCGATCTCTTCTATCGCCTCAACGTGGTCCCGCTTCACGTCCCGCCATTACGGGAACGGCGTCAGGATATTCCGCAACTTGCGGCCTTCTTCCTGGCACGTTACGCGAAGACCTTCGGCCGCCCCGCGACCGCGCTGTCTCCCGCGAGCCTCGAGCGGCTCGCCCTCTATGACTGGCCCGGCAACGTTCGCGAGCTGCAGAACGTCATGGAGCGCGCCGTGGTGCTGAGCGCGGGGCCTTTGCTGGAGCTTCCGCCCGATCTGTTCCGCGCCTCGCCTCCGGCCGCGGGAGCCGTGGCGGCACCGCCACCGCCCACGGGGCCGCTCGTCTCCCCGGCCATTCCGCCACCTCCCGAGCCCGCCACGCTCGAGGAGGTGGAGCGGGCCCACATCGTCCGCATCTTGGAGAAGGCCAACTGGGTGGTGCAGGGACCGAGAGGAGCCGCCGCCATCCTCGGGCTCCATCCCAACACCTTGCGCAGCCGGATGGATCGCCTCGGCATTCGTCGCCGCTCCGAACCCTCGTAG
- a CDS encoding response regulator transcription factor, giving the protein MPRILIVDDEPEMVRGLQDNLRFEGYQTLTAADGARALALAVSETPDLIVLDLMLPGQSGWEVCRALRQRGLDIPIIMLTARGEEADQVRGLELGADDYVTKPFSLRELLARIRAVLRRPGPRHAMESFVFGEARFEPRTRRAWKAGREVGLTRKEFELLRYLVEHPSEVLTRERLLNAVWGYERFPTTRTVDTHVLRLRQKFETDPERPAHILTVHGQGYRFEP; this is encoded by the coding sequence GTGCCGCGCATCCTCATCGTGGACGACGAGCCCGAGATGGTACGTGGGCTCCAGGACAATCTCCGCTTCGAGGGTTATCAGACCCTGACGGCGGCCGACGGCGCGCGCGCGCTCGCCCTCGCCGTGTCCGAGACGCCCGATCTCATCGTGCTCGACCTCATGCTGCCCGGACAGAGCGGCTGGGAGGTGTGCCGGGCACTGCGACAGCGTGGGCTCGACATCCCCATCATCATGCTCACCGCACGGGGCGAGGAGGCGGACCAGGTACGCGGGCTCGAGCTGGGCGCCGACGACTACGTCACCAAGCCCTTCAGCCTGCGTGAGCTGCTCGCCCGGATCCGCGCCGTCCTCCGCCGCCCGGGGCCAAGGCACGCGATGGAGAGCTTCGTCTTCGGCGAGGCCCGGTTCGAGCCGCGTACCCGCCGGGCCTGGAAGGCGGGCCGTGAGGTAGGGCTCACCCGGAAGGAGTTCGAGCTGCTCCGCTACCTCGTCGAGCACCCCAGCGAGGTCCTCACTCGCGAGCGACTCCTCAACGCGGTCTGGGGCTACGAGCGCTTTCCCACGACCCGCACGGTCGACACCCACGTGCTGCGGCTCCGGCAGAAGTTCGAGACGGACCCCGAGCGGCCCGCCCACATCCTGACCGTCCACGGTCAGGGCTATCGCTTCGAGCCCTAG
- a CDS encoding sigma-70 family RNA polymerase sigma factor, whose amino-acid sequence MDTESEAQLINRLRARDASALEVLMERHAGRLYRLAYGITRNDADAEEVVQDAFLALFRKIDGFEGRAALGSWLYRVTANAALIKHRGKRAQLEVSLEDQLPTYLADGHREGDRSFLLADWSETPEETLLNGEARKTLERALDRLPDHYRAVVVLREVEGLDNEEVAKILGESVPTVKSRLHRARMALREELTRALGPRLDA is encoded by the coding sequence ATGGACACTGAGAGCGAGGCCCAGCTCATCAACCGGCTGCGCGCGCGCGACGCGAGCGCGCTCGAGGTGCTCATGGAGCGGCATGCCGGTCGGCTCTATCGCCTCGCGTATGGCATCACGAGAAATGACGCCGACGCCGAGGAGGTCGTGCAGGACGCCTTCCTCGCCCTGTTCCGGAAGATCGACGGCTTCGAGGGGCGCGCGGCGCTCGGCAGCTGGCTCTACCGCGTCACCGCCAACGCAGCCCTCATCAAGCACCGCGGCAAGCGGGCCCAGCTGGAGGTCTCGCTGGAGGATCAGCTGCCCACCTATCTCGCCGACGGCCACCGCGAAGGCGATCGCTCCTTCCTCCTCGCCGACTGGTCGGAAACGCCCGAGGAGACCCTGCTCAACGGCGAGGCGCGCAAGACGCTCGAACGCGCCCTCGACCGCCTGCCCGATCACTATCGCGCCGTGGTCGTGCTCCGCGAGGTGGAAGGTCTCGACAACGAGGAGGTCGCGAAGATCCTGGGCGAGTCGGTGCCCACGGTGAAGTCCCGCCTCCATCGCGCCCGGATGGCGCTGCGCGAGGAGCTCACCCGCGCGCTGGGACCGCGGCTGGACGCCTGA
- a CDS encoding MFS transporter has product MLFAVALLAFASLGLPDGVLGVAWPSVRATFGLPLGELGVLLAATMVGYLASSFSGGWLVARLGIGRLLVWSSALMVAHAAVCALAPRWRLMMAAGVLAGLGAGAIDAGINAFAALRFPPRRLSWLHAAYGVGAMTGPLLMTAVLAGGRSWRVGYAVLGASLAALTTVFVLTRRLWEMEGRAGPGSASAGARSPAATLGRPVVWLNAALFFVYTGVEVVAGQWTYSLFTEGRGIAPVTAGLWVAGYWGALTAGRVAFGWLAERVPATTLLRVAIAGAPIAALALWLAPGGWGSGAGLLALGVALAPIYPLLVSETPGRLGEADTANAIGFQVAAAYLGAATLPWLGGVLAHRYGLPVIGPFLLGAAALLFLLHAFAPRPAAPALRRPAAVPARG; this is encoded by the coding sequence ATGCTCTTCGCCGTCGCGCTGCTCGCCTTCGCCAGCCTCGGGCTGCCGGACGGTGTGCTGGGCGTGGCCTGGCCCTCGGTGCGCGCGACCTTTGGTCTGCCGCTGGGGGAGCTCGGTGTGCTGCTCGCGGCGACGATGGTCGGCTACCTCGCCTCGAGCTTCAGCGGCGGCTGGCTGGTCGCGCGTCTCGGGATCGGACGTCTGCTCGTGTGGAGCAGCGCGCTCATGGTGGCGCACGCCGCCGTCTGTGCGCTCGCGCCACGCTGGCGCCTGATGATGGCGGCGGGCGTGCTGGCGGGTCTCGGCGCGGGCGCGATCGACGCCGGCATCAACGCCTTCGCGGCGCTGCGCTTCCCCCCGCGGCGGCTCAGCTGGCTCCATGCCGCCTACGGGGTGGGCGCCATGACGGGCCCGCTCCTGATGACGGCGGTGCTGGCCGGGGGCCGCTCCTGGCGCGTAGGCTATGCGGTCCTCGGGGCCTCGCTGGCAGCGCTGACGACCGTCTTCGTGCTCACACGGCGGCTCTGGGAGATGGAGGGGCGCGCCGGTCCCGGATCGGCGTCGGCAGGCGCGCGGAGCCCGGCGGCGACACTCGGGCGCCCGGTCGTCTGGCTCAACGCGGCGCTCTTCTTCGTCTACACGGGCGTCGAGGTCGTCGCCGGCCAGTGGACCTACAGCCTCTTCACCGAGGGCCGCGGCATCGCTCCGGTCACGGCGGGCCTGTGGGTCGCCGGATACTGGGGCGCGCTCACGGCGGGTCGAGTGGCGTTCGGCTGGCTTGCCGAGCGCGTCCCTGCGACGACCCTCCTGCGCGTCGCGATTGCCGGCGCGCCCATCGCCGCCCTCGCGCTCTGGCTGGCGCCCGGTGGCTGGGGCAGCGGCGCCGGCTTGCTCGCGCTCGGAGTCGCGCTGGCCCCGATCTATCCGCTGCTCGTGTCGGAGACGCCCGGACGCCTGGGCGAGGCCGACACCGCCAACGCGATCGGCTTCCAGGTCGCGGCGGCCTATCTCGGCGCGGCGACCCTACCGTGGCTCGGGGGCGTGCTCGCCCACCGATACGGCCTCCCGGTGATCGGGCCGTTCCTGCTGGGCGCGGCGGCGCTGCTCTTCCTCCTGCACGCGTTCGCCCCGCGCCCCGCCGCACCCGCGCTCAGGCGTCCAGCCGCGGTCCCAGCGCGCGGGTGA
- a CDS encoding zf-HC2 domain-containing protein produces MQPESRAPLTCQEAIDLLVDYLDRTLGERLLAELERHLADCAPCRAYLRTYRRTRDLTARAVPEDMPPELRSRLRDFLRERVLRGEI; encoded by the coding sequence GTGCAGCCAGAGTCCAGGGCGCCGCTGACGTGCCAGGAGGCCATCGACCTTCTCGTGGACTACCTCGATCGGACGCTCGGCGAACGGCTGCTGGCCGAGCTCGAGCGGCATCTTGCCGACTGCGCCCCGTGCCGGGCCTATCTCCGAACCTACCGGAGGACGCGGGACCTGACCGCACGCGCCGTCCCCGAGGACATGCCGCCGGAGCTGCGCTCGCGCCTCCGGGACTTCCTTCGCGAGCGCGTGCTCCGGGGCGAGATCTAG
- a CDS encoding sugar phosphate nucleotidyltransferase: MGEDHNRAAAPPGEGRGERWALVLAGGDGARLRPLTRELCGDDRPKQFCPVMGGRTLLEATWARLDGVITPPHRMAVVTRRHEPFYAPVMARLRPAELVVQPDNRGTAPGILYPLLKLAARAPAAAVAVLPSDHHVSDDARFMTWVEAAFEAAAARPDRLVLLGMIPDSPESEYGWIEPGDLVSPAGPRDLYCVTRFWEKPPADLAQSLRRRGCLWNSFVMVGAVETFLAAIACALPALYGALDNVAPAFGGAVEAAAVRAAYAALPAADFSRQVLTPSTSRLAVLPVTGVAWSDLGSPDRVWRAWQQPSALALAGAGTAA, translated from the coding sequence ATGGGCGAGGACCACAACCGGGCGGCGGCACCGCCGGGCGAAGGTCGCGGAGAGCGGTGGGCACTGGTGCTCGCCGGGGGCGACGGAGCGCGGCTCCGTCCGCTGACCCGCGAGCTGTGTGGCGACGACCGCCCCAAGCAGTTCTGCCCCGTCATGGGCGGGCGCACCTTGCTCGAGGCGACGTGGGCCCGCCTGGACGGGGTCATCACGCCCCCGCACCGCATGGCGGTCGTCACGCGCCGCCACGAGCCGTTCTACGCGCCGGTGATGGCGCGGCTGCGCCCGGCGGAGCTCGTGGTGCAGCCCGACAATCGCGGCACCGCGCCCGGCATTCTCTACCCCTTGCTGAAGCTCGCCGCGCGTGCGCCCGCCGCCGCGGTCGCGGTGCTGCCCTCCGACCATCACGTCTCGGACGACGCACGCTTCATGACTTGGGTCGAGGCGGCCTTCGAGGCGGCGGCGGCTCGGCCGGATCGGCTCGTGCTGCTCGGCATGATCCCGGATAGCCCGGAGTCCGAGTACGGCTGGATCGAGCCCGGCGACCTCGTGTCACCCGCTGGGCCACGCGATCTCTACTGCGTCACGCGCTTCTGGGAGAAGCCTCCCGCCGATCTCGCCCAGAGCCTTCGCCGGCGCGGATGTCTCTGGAACAGCTTCGTGATGGTGGGGGCGGTGGAGACCTTTCTCGCCGCCATCGCGTGCGCGCTCCCCGCGCTCTACGGCGCCCTCGACAACGTGGCGCCCGCCTTCGGGGGCGCGGTCGAGGCGGCCGCGGTCCGCGCGGCGTATGCGGCATTGCCGGCGGCCGACTTCTCGCGCCAGGTGCTGACGCCGAGCACGTCGCGCCTCGCCGTCCTGCCTGTCACGGGCGTCGCGTGGAGCGATCTCGGGAGCCCTGACCGGGTGTGGCGGGCGTGGCAGCAGCCGTCGGCGCTCGCGCTGGCCGGCGCTGGGACCGCGGCATGA
- a CDS encoding heme-binding protein yields MSAFGRAVRGTMLGVSAAGLLAAGAVNPPASAQTVDKKTLSFQAATRVAAAAEAAARERGVGVVIAVVDDGGHLILLHRLDDTQVASVNVGIGKARTAAIYRRPSREFEEQIRAGRVAALALADATPLQGGVPIRLDGKVIGAVGVSGDTPAVDEAIALAGAAALR; encoded by the coding sequence ATGAGCGCCTTCGGACGCGCCGTGCGGGGCACCATGCTCGGCGTGAGTGCCGCAGGCCTGCTCGCGGCAGGCGCGGTGAACCCGCCCGCGTCGGCCCAGACCGTGGACAAGAAGACGCTGTCCTTCCAGGCCGCCACGCGCGTGGCCGCGGCGGCCGAGGCCGCGGCGCGGGAGCGCGGGGTGGGCGTAGTGATCGCGGTGGTGGACGACGGCGGTCACCTGATCCTGCTGCACCGCCTCGACGACACACAGGTGGCCAGCGTCAACGTGGGCATCGGCAAGGCCCGCACCGCCGCCATCTACCGGCGGCCGAGCCGCGAGTTCGAGGAGCAGATCCGCGCGGGCCGCGTGGCCGCGCTCGCCCTCGCCGACGCGACGCCGCTGCAAGGCGGTGTGCCGATTCGGCTCGATGGCAAGGTCATCGGGGCCGTGGGAGTGAGCGGCGACACGCCGGCAGTGGACGAAGCCATCGCGCTTGCCGGCGCCGCCGCGCTCCGCTAA
- a CDS encoding heme-binding protein yields MSGLRTIVAALALFLTAAPAHAEGVVAKRGLTLEGAKQVIAAAAAEARRQRAGGAFAVVDEGGNLLALERLDGTFAASGQISIGKARTAAIFQRPTRAFEEIIRGGRTPMLALHDFTPLQGGVPIVVDGQVVGAIGVSGAASAQQDEELAVIGAAAARSFSVAASPAPAITYIERGAVAAAFAKGMPLLEVDGYKIHASRREGPGQVEVHDWETDVVYVLEGSATVVTGGTVVDGKVTEPGQVRGATIRGGETRRIGKGDVVVIPAGVPHWFKEVSGPLTYFVVKPISMGGGAQ; encoded by the coding sequence ATGAGCGGGCTGAGGACGATCGTGGCAGCACTCGCGCTGTTCCTGACGGCGGCGCCGGCGCACGCCGAAGGCGTGGTCGCCAAGCGGGGGCTCACGCTGGAGGGCGCCAAGCAGGTGATCGCGGCGGCAGCAGCCGAGGCGCGCCGTCAACGGGCGGGGGGAGCATTTGCGGTAGTCGACGAGGGCGGCAATCTCCTCGCCCTCGAGCGCCTCGATGGGACATTCGCGGCAAGCGGTCAGATCTCCATCGGCAAGGCGCGGACGGCGGCCATCTTCCAACGCCCCACCCGCGCCTTCGAGGAGATCATCCGCGGCGGGCGGACGCCCATGCTCGCGCTCCACGACTTTACCCCCTTACAGGGCGGAGTGCCGATCGTGGTCGATGGCCAGGTGGTGGGCGCCATCGGTGTGAGCGGCGCCGCGAGCGCGCAGCAAGACGAGGAGCTCGCCGTGATCGGCGCCGCAGCGGCCCGGAGCTTCAGCGTCGCGGCCTCCCCCGCACCCGCGATCACCTACATCGAGCGCGGTGCGGTGGCCGCCGCCTTCGCCAAGGGCATGCCTCTCCTCGAGGTGGATGGCTACAAGATTCACGCGAGCCGCCGCGAGGGGCCCGGCCAGGTCGAAGTGCACGACTGGGAGACCGATGTCGTCTACGTGCTGGAGGGGAGCGCCACCGTGGTCACGGGCGGCACGGTGGTGGACGGCAAGGTCACCGAGCCTGGGCAGGTGCGCGGCGCGACCATACGGGGTGGAGAGACGCGGCGCATCGGCAAGGGTGACGTCGTGGTGATTCCGGCCGGCGTACCCCACTGGTTCAAGGAAGTGTCGGGACCGCTCACGTACTTCGTCGTCAAGCCCATCTCGATGGGCGGAGGCGCGCAATGA